One Kaistella polysaccharea DNA segment encodes these proteins:
- the rodA gene encoding rod shape-determining protein RodA yields MKWAEGIDKLGLSLYFLLCAFAIANIYSVEPASGTRQAVWFGVSVFVGIIIFMMRTKFFENMAGPIYIVGLLLLIGLFPFGTEILGQKNWYKFGPVSLQPVEFAKIGTALMLANYVSGPDFNLKYKKSLWTSLAIIGIPGIVVLFIPDVGSLLVFIAFFIALFREGLSGWFFGVGFIVAAVFLVSLAVNPLYVVGAIVIIAAIAVFLNSNKIHWNVISVAAIVGGVGLLSGLAYASPNVLEKLPKHQRERIEVLYKGEKAFRDTSGYNLLYSKTAIGSGGFFGKGYREGSVTQGKFVPEQSTDYIFCTVGEEWGFLGSTLLVIAYAVFIGRIYYLSEKQKSAFNRVFGYCFASILLIHFSINLGMVMGLFPTVGIPLPFFSYGGSSLLAFSTMTFIFFKLNYADRNSLV; encoded by the coding sequence ATGAAGTGGGCAGAAGGAATAGATAAACTTGGATTATCACTGTACTTTCTACTGTGCGCTTTTGCCATTGCAAATATTTATAGCGTGGAGCCTGCAAGTGGTACCCGACAGGCAGTTTGGTTTGGTGTTTCAGTATTTGTAGGTATCATAATTTTTATGATGCGTACGAAGTTTTTCGAAAATATGGCAGGACCTATTTATATCGTTGGCTTGCTCTTGCTCATTGGTTTATTTCCTTTCGGTACCGAAATTTTGGGTCAAAAAAACTGGTACAAATTCGGACCCGTTAGTTTACAACCGGTCGAATTTGCGAAAATAGGTACCGCATTAATGTTGGCGAACTACGTTTCTGGTCCCGACTTTAATTTAAAGTATAAAAAATCACTGTGGACTTCTCTAGCTATTATCGGAATTCCTGGTATTGTTGTTCTATTCATACCCGATGTTGGGTCACTGCTTGTTTTTATCGCATTTTTTATCGCGTTGTTTAGAGAGGGACTTTCCGGATGGTTTTTCGGAGTAGGTTTTATTGTTGCAGCGGTTTTTCTAGTATCATTAGCGGTAAATCCACTTTATGTTGTAGGAGCAATTGTTATTATTGCAGCGATCGCAGTTTTTCTAAATTCAAATAAAATTCATTGGAACGTGATTTCTGTCGCAGCAATTGTGGGAGGTGTTGGATTATTAAGCGGTCTTGCTTACGCATCACCTAACGTCCTGGAAAAATTGCCGAAACACCAGCGAGAGCGAATTGAGGTTTTATATAAGGGAGAAAAAGCTTTCCGCGATACTTCGGGTTATAACCTACTCTATTCTAAAACCGCAATTGGATCAGGTGGATTTTTTGGAAAAGGATATCGTGAAGGTTCTGTGACCCAAGGGAAATTTGTGCCTGAACAAAGCACCGATTATATTTTCTGTACTGTAGGCGAAGAATGGGGATTTCTGGGCAGCACATTACTGGTAATTGCATATGCAGTATTTATCGGAAGAATTTATTACCTCTCGGAAAAACAGAAGTCTGCTTTCAATCGGGTTTTTGGCTACTGCTTTGCATCAATCTTGCTGATTCACTTTTCTATTAACCTGGGCATGGTTATGGGCCTTTTTCCTACTGTTGGTATTCCGCTGCCATTCTTCAGTTATGGCGGAAGTTCGCTCTTGGCTTTTTCTACAATGACGTTTATATTTTTTAAGTTGAACTACGCCGACCGTAACAGTTTGGTTTAG
- a CDS encoding C40 family peptidase yields MKRRILFYFTAVFTTLSLQSCVTNYVVSTPTSYVSEYKSNAKLASIDSKKIEIAKKQLVNSFREEQIVAGKTLENIAKNEEIAKAVRFSKKIDDILTEAESYLGTPYRYGGTTRNGIDCSAFVLSVFGTSAGVDLPRVAASQAQQGEKIEKSELQKGDLVFFSHQGRGRISHVGIVESVDSEGTVKFIHAATSRGVMISSLNDSYWGPKFRFAKRVLSQDAFNTNYAQN; encoded by the coding sequence ATGAAGAGAAGAATTTTGTTCTATTTCACTGCCGTGTTTACTACATTATCATTGCAGTCTTGTGTTACCAACTATGTAGTTTCAACACCAACAAGCTACGTATCAGAATACAAATCAAATGCCAAACTTGCTTCAATAGATAGTAAAAAAATTGAAATCGCAAAAAAACAATTGGTAAATAGTTTTCGAGAAGAACAAATCGTTGCTGGGAAAACATTAGAAAATATTGCTAAAAACGAAGAGATTGCAAAAGCAGTTCGTTTTTCTAAAAAAATTGATGATATCCTTACTGAAGCAGAATCTTATTTAGGAACTCCTTATAGATACGGCGGAACAACCAGAAATGGAATTGACTGTTCTGCTTTTGTTTTATCAGTATTTGGAACAAGCGCTGGAGTTGATTTACCAAGAGTAGCAGCTTCTCAGGCTCAACAAGGTGAAAAAATTGAAAAAAGCGAGCTACAGAAAGGAGACTTGGTTTTCTTCTCACATCAAGGAAGAGGTAGAATCTCTCACGTAGGAATTGTAGAAAGTGTAGATTCTGAGGGAACAGTGAAATTTATTCACGCAGCAACTTCCAGAGGAGTTATGATTTCTTCATTGAATGATTCATATTGGGGGCCGAAATTCAGATTTGCAAAGCGGGTACTTTCTCAGGATGCTTTCAATACCAACTACGCACAAAATTAA
- a CDS encoding glutamine synthetase III family protein, which produces MANVRFKALELLSQKDYRKENAVEVPSKLSELFCKKVFSEETMREYLTKEAFTSIQNAIKRGTKIQRDVADQIAVAMKDWSLSKGVTHYTHWFQPLTGSTAEKHDSFFTPFESDRAIDRFSGGMLIQQEPDASSFPNGGIRNTFEARGYTAWDPTSPAFIMGTTLCIPSIFISYTGETLDYKAPLLRALHAVDEAATDICRSYFDKNVTKVSPTLGWEQEYFLVDSALYQSRPDLVITGKTLLGHSPAKGQQLDDHYFGSIPTRVMNFMKELEIRSIELGIPVTTRHNEVAPNQFELAPMFEEVNVAVDHNSLLMDLMARVAHKHHFHILFHEKPFAGVNGSGKHNNWSLATDTGENLLSPGANPKKNLQFLTFFVNTLKAVHDYADLLRVSIASAGNDHRLGANEAPPAIISAFIGSQLFAVLEELEKVKDGKLSPEEKTDLKLNVVGKIPNILLDNTDRNRTSPFAFTGNKFEIRAVGSSANCAEVMIVMNTIAAKQFQTFKKEVDALVEKGLKKDEAIFNILREYIKSCKNIMFEGDGYSAEWAIEAEKRGLNNLKTTPEALSRELDPKFIALYEELGIYTAREAEARNEIKLEKYSSVIAIEARVLADIARNHIIPSALNYQNRLIDNVKGLKEIFGDAEFKTLAQEQMSLIRGISGHVSTIKVEVENLLDAIAEAKSKNSSKEMAESFCNDVIPFFEKIRFASDSLEMMVDDELWPLTKYRELLFTR; this is translated from the coding sequence ATGGCTAATGTAAGATTTAAGGCTCTGGAATTGCTTTCTCAGAAAGATTATAGAAAAGAAAACGCAGTCGAAGTCCCTTCTAAATTATCTGAATTATTTTGCAAAAAGGTATTCTCTGAAGAAACCATGCGCGAATATTTAACAAAGGAAGCGTTCACTTCTATTCAGAATGCTATTAAAAGAGGTACGAAAATTCAGCGTGATGTTGCAGATCAAATTGCAGTAGCCATGAAAGATTGGTCTCTGAGCAAAGGCGTAACACACTATACGCATTGGTTTCAGCCATTAACAGGTTCAACTGCAGAAAAACATGATTCCTTCTTTACGCCTTTTGAAAGTGACCGTGCGATCGATCGTTTTTCCGGAGGTATGCTTATTCAACAAGAACCTGACGCTTCTTCGTTTCCGAATGGTGGTATTAGAAATACTTTCGAAGCTCGTGGTTATACCGCTTGGGATCCCACGTCGCCAGCATTTATTATGGGAACTACGCTTTGTATTCCTTCTATATTTATATCATATACAGGTGAAACATTAGATTATAAAGCTCCTTTATTACGTGCTTTACATGCAGTTGATGAAGCAGCTACAGATATTTGCCGATCTTATTTTGATAAAAATGTAACCAAAGTGAGTCCTACATTAGGTTGGGAACAGGAATATTTTCTTGTAGATTCTGCTTTGTATCAGTCAAGACCAGATTTGGTTATAACGGGCAAAACGCTTTTAGGTCATTCTCCGGCAAAAGGTCAGCAGCTTGATGATCATTATTTTGGATCAATTCCCACGCGGGTAATGAACTTTATGAAGGAACTTGAAATCCGTTCAATTGAATTGGGAATTCCTGTTACGACCAGACATAATGAAGTAGCGCCAAATCAGTTTGAGTTGGCACCAATGTTCGAGGAGGTAAACGTTGCCGTAGATCATAATTCACTTTTAATGGATTTGATGGCACGGGTCGCCCATAAGCATCACTTCCACATTTTATTTCACGAAAAACCCTTCGCTGGCGTAAATGGAAGTGGAAAACATAATAACTGGAGTCTCGCAACAGACACGGGGGAAAATCTTTTGAGCCCAGGGGCAAATCCGAAAAAAAACCTCCAATTCCTTACCTTTTTTGTAAATACTTTGAAAGCAGTGCATGACTACGCCGATCTTTTGCGTGTCAGCATCGCGTCTGCAGGGAATGATCACCGATTGGGAGCAAATGAAGCACCGCCGGCCATTATTTCTGCCTTTATAGGCTCGCAGCTTTTTGCGGTTTTGGAAGAGCTTGAGAAAGTAAAAGATGGTAAATTATCACCGGAAGAAAAAACAGATTTAAAATTAAATGTAGTTGGAAAAATTCCGAATATTCTCCTAGATAATACAGATCGAAACAGAACCTCACCATTTGCCTTTACAGGGAATAAATTTGAAATTCGCGCTGTAGGATCTTCTGCGAATTGTGCAGAGGTGATGATCGTGATGAATACAATAGCCGCAAAACAATTTCAAACCTTTAAAAAGGAAGTTGATGCGTTGGTTGAAAAAGGGCTGAAAAAAGATGAAGCTATCTTCAATATTTTACGTGAATATATTAAGTCGTGTAAAAATATTATGTTTGAAGGTGATGGATATTCTGCAGAGTGGGCAATTGAAGCGGAAAAAAGAGGACTTAATAATCTAAAAACTACACCAGAAGCTTTAAGCAGAGAACTTGATCCAAAATTTATTGCACTATATGAAGAACTCGGTATTTATACCGCTCGCGAAGCAGAAGCGCGAAATGAAATTAAATTAGAAAAATATTCTTCGGTTATCGCAATAGAAGCGCGAGTTTTAGCAGATATCGCACGAAATCACATTATTCCAAGTGCGTTAAATTATCAAAACCGATTGATAGATAATGTTAAAGGTCTAAAAGAAATTTTTGGTGATGCGGAGTTCAAAACTTTGGCGCAGGAACAAATGAGTTTAATCCGAGGAATTTCAGGACACGTAAGCACTATTAAAGTAGAAGTTGAAAATTTACTTGATGCAATTGCAGAAGCAAAATCGAAAAACTCTTCTAAAGAAATGGCTGAATCTTTCTGTAATGATGTGATTCCGTTTTTTGAGAAAATACGTTTCGCTTCAGATTCACTGGAGATGATGGTGGATGACGAACTTTGGCCATTGACTAAATATCGAGAACTTCTGTTTACCAGATAA
- a CDS encoding DUF6909 family protein gives MVNSRARETTEAIERLYVSMRHLFYRGFFKPAGISGESLRSLLTTINPEIYGTMGVPNKIELDGLLYVLDRLPEGIEECSFIHLTSDEGFEKGSFEVIVPKKRRRNCYRIDEHQMNIEVLLGRSEIYDILTHLTFLYIEADKIRKLAFISDEIDKSTRAWKIIEGVAIGEKKFSRKEKEVALIHLSSLLGRTFDETLNAYNTFGDDKNPDRLFKIIYHLGNESFNDYKKIREREVHFSAILRERVGHHFFGEKWANKVKEVLAENGLQMRPLHIISANMHSVKNMLFANDSIGKKVTKKVDYKMYEEISNKKSLQEKVLKHSQDAGLIYIDDESGSNIDVQIIDLSKTDLSNTPFAGMNYSGDDVIMVFDYAFGEQAYEVMDELLRPYEYNEEVYTMKVKSISIMGKAGILMGGKGDIMIPTSHVFEGTADNYPFENALSLADFEDDELQAFEGGMVTVLGTSLQNKDILRYFMDTSWKAIGLEMEGAHYQKAIQVASKIRRHISEDLFVMYAYYASDNPLETGSTLSSGGLGLTGVKPTYLITLKILEKILASSMNS, from the coding sequence ATGGTAAATTCACGTGCAAGAGAAACAACTGAAGCAATTGAAAGACTTTATGTTTCCATGCGACACTTATTCTATCGCGGTTTTTTCAAACCGGCCGGCATCTCCGGAGAAAGTCTTCGGTCATTACTGACCACCATCAATCCAGAAATTTACGGAACCATGGGCGTTCCAAATAAAATAGAGCTTGACGGACTTCTTTACGTTTTAGACCGTCTTCCGGAAGGCATTGAAGAGTGTTCCTTTATTCACCTCACTTCCGACGAAGGTTTTGAAAAAGGCAGTTTTGAAGTAATTGTTCCTAAAAAACGAAGAAGAAACTGCTATCGCATTGATGAGCACCAAATGAACATTGAAGTTCTATTGGGTCGTTCAGAAATCTATGATATTTTAACCCACCTTACCTTCTTATATATAGAAGCGGATAAAATTCGAAAACTGGCGTTTATTTCAGATGAAATTGATAAATCTACCAGAGCCTGGAAAATTATTGAAGGCGTAGCAATTGGTGAAAAGAAATTCAGCAGAAAAGAAAAAGAGGTCGCGTTAATTCATCTTTCTTCTCTTCTGGGAAGAACATTTGATGAGACTTTGAACGCTTATAATACTTTTGGTGACGACAAAAACCCAGATCGTCTTTTTAAAATTATTTATCATCTGGGTAATGAAAGCTTTAATGATTACAAAAAAATTCGCGAACGTGAAGTTCATTTCTCAGCTATTCTGAGGGAACGCGTGGGTCATCACTTCTTCGGAGAAAAATGGGCGAATAAAGTAAAAGAAGTTTTGGCTGAAAATGGCCTTCAAATGCGCCCCTTACATATAATTTCTGCGAATATGCATTCGGTAAAGAATATGCTGTTTGCAAATGATTCTATCGGTAAGAAAGTAACAAAAAAGGTCGATTATAAAATGTACGAAGAAATTTCTAACAAGAAATCCTTGCAGGAAAAAGTACTCAAACACTCCCAGGATGCTGGCCTTATTTATATTGATGACGAGAGCGGAAGTAATATTGATGTTCAAATAATAGACTTGTCTAAAACCGATTTGAGCAACACGCCTTTTGCAGGTATGAACTACTCGGGCGATGATGTTATTATGGTCTTTGATTATGCTTTCGGGGAACAGGCTTATGAAGTTATGGACGAATTGCTTCGCCCTTACGAATATAATGAAGAGGTATATACCATGAAGGTGAAATCAATTTCCATCATGGGTAAAGCTGGAATTTTAATGGGTGGAAAAGGAGATATTATGATTCCTACATCACACGTTTTTGAAGGAACGGCAGATAATTACCCATTTGAGAATGCTTTAAGTCTAGCAGATTTTGAAGATGACGAATTGCAAGCTTTCGAAGGTGGTATGGTTACCGTCTTAGGAACTTCGCTTCAAAATAAAGATATCCTTCGGTATTTTATGGACACTTCCTGGAAAGCGATCGGTTTGGAGATGGAAGGTGCGCACTATCAAAAAGCAATTCAAGTTGCTTCCAAAATACGGCGTCATATTTCGGAAGATTTATTTGTAATGTATGCGTATTACGCATCCGATAACCCACTTGAAACGGGATCAACTTTATCTTCAGGAGGACTTGGACTGACCGGCGTAAAGCCGACCTATCTCATTACTTTAAAAATATTGGAGAAAATTCTCGCCAGCTCGATGAACTCTTAA